A section of the Malus sylvestris chromosome 17, drMalSylv7.2, whole genome shotgun sequence genome encodes:
- the LOC126610151 gene encoding transcription factor MYB41-like isoform X2: MGRAPCCDKNGLKKGPWTTEEDAMLVNYIQKHGPGNWRNLPKNAGLQRCGKSCRLRWTNYLRPDIKRGRFSFEEEETIIQLHSILGNKWSAIAARLPGRTDNEIKNYWNTHIRKRLLRMGIDPVTHAPRIDLLDLSSILSSYVCNNPAAALLNLSNLLNSTHQQQPLVNPEMLRLATSLLSIKQANPEMCSQNYNLHQNQISNSQEQNNQVLPPLQSNDQFQNLIQGGDFSADMAKHLMQQINVEGFSPNITNLSCPLSQENIVPPNLSADHHQTAVSQANYVPCSTTSGTYINSSTEDEKESYCSSWLKFEIPESTLDISDIM; encoded by the exons ATGGGAAGAGCTCCTTGCTGTGATAAAAATGGACTCAAGAAAGGTCCATGGACAACTGAAGAAGATGCCATGCTAGTGAATTATATTCAGAAGCATGGACCTGGAAATTGGAGAAACCTTCCAAAGAATGCAG GACTCCAGAGATGCGGGAAGAGTTGCCGCCTCAGATGGACTAACTACCTTAGACCTGATATAAAGAGAGGAAGGTTCTcctttgaagaagaagagacTATAATCCAACTACATAGCATCCTTGGAAACAA GTGGTCAGCTATTGCTGCTCGCTTGCCAGGAAGGACAGACAATGAAATAAAAAACTACTGGAACACGCACATCCGAAAAAGGCTCCTTCGAATGGGAATTGATCCCGTGACTCATGCTCCACGCATCGATCTTCTTGATCTGTCCTCAATTCTCAGCTCATATGTGTGCAACAACCCAGCTGCTGCACTACTCAATTTGTCAAACTTGTTGAATAGTACCCATCAGCAACAACCACTTGTTAATCCAGAAATGTTAAGGCTAGCAACAAGtctgttatcaatcaaacaagcAAACCCGGAAATGTGTTCCCAAAATTATAATCTCCATCAAAACCAGATTTCCAATTCTCAggaacaaaataatcaagttcTCCCACCTTTACAATCCAATGATCAGTTTCAAAATCTCATCCAAGGGGGAGACTTTTCTGCTGACATGGCAAAACATCTGATGCAACAGATCAATGTGGAAGGTTTCTCACCAAACATAACCAACTTGAGCTGCCCCCTTTCCCAAGAAAACATAGTCCCCCCGAATTTGAGTGCCGATCATCATCAAACAGCTGTCTCCCAAGCAAACTATGTGCCTTGCAGTACTACTTCTG GTACATACATAAACAGCAGCACAGAGGATGAGAAGGAAAGCTATTGCAGCAGCTGGTTAAAGTTTGAAATCCCAGAGAGTACTTTGGACATCAGTGATATCATGTAA
- the LOC126610151 gene encoding transcription factor MYB41-like isoform X1, with the protein MGRAPCCDKNGLKKGPWTTEEDAMLVNYIQKHGPGNWRNLPKNAGLQRCGKSCRLRWTNYLRPDIKRGRFSFEEEETIIQLHSILGNKWSAIAARLPGRTDNEIKNYWNTHIRKRLLRMGIDPVTHAPRIDLLDLSSILSSYVCNNPAAALLNLSNLLNSTHQQQPLVNPEMLRLATSLLSIKQANPEMCSQNYNLHQNQISNSQEQNNQVLPPLQSNDQFQNLIQGGDFSADMAKHLMQQINVEGFSPNITNLSCPLSQENIVPPNLSADHHQTAVSQANYVPCSTTSGNPGPDFPENSYFQSFNYNKNHDFSFDSVMSTPYSSPTPLNSSGTYINSSTEDEKESYCSSWLKFEIPESTLDISDIM; encoded by the exons ATGGGAAGAGCTCCTTGCTGTGATAAAAATGGACTCAAGAAAGGTCCATGGACAACTGAAGAAGATGCCATGCTAGTGAATTATATTCAGAAGCATGGACCTGGAAATTGGAGAAACCTTCCAAAGAATGCAG GACTCCAGAGATGCGGGAAGAGTTGCCGCCTCAGATGGACTAACTACCTTAGACCTGATATAAAGAGAGGAAGGTTCTcctttgaagaagaagagacTATAATCCAACTACATAGCATCCTTGGAAACAA GTGGTCAGCTATTGCTGCTCGCTTGCCAGGAAGGACAGACAATGAAATAAAAAACTACTGGAACACGCACATCCGAAAAAGGCTCCTTCGAATGGGAATTGATCCCGTGACTCATGCTCCACGCATCGATCTTCTTGATCTGTCCTCAATTCTCAGCTCATATGTGTGCAACAACCCAGCTGCTGCACTACTCAATTTGTCAAACTTGTTGAATAGTACCCATCAGCAACAACCACTTGTTAATCCAGAAATGTTAAGGCTAGCAACAAGtctgttatcaatcaaacaagcAAACCCGGAAATGTGTTCCCAAAATTATAATCTCCATCAAAACCAGATTTCCAATTCTCAggaacaaaataatcaagttcTCCCACCTTTACAATCCAATGATCAGTTTCAAAATCTCATCCAAGGGGGAGACTTTTCTGCTGACATGGCAAAACATCTGATGCAACAGATCAATGTGGAAGGTTTCTCACCAAACATAACCAACTTGAGCTGCCCCCTTTCCCAAGAAAACATAGTCCCCCCGAATTTGAGTGCCGATCATCATCAAACAGCTGTCTCCCAAGCAAACTATGTGCCTTGCAGTACTACTTCTGGTAACCCTGGTCCTGATTTTCCGGAAAATTCATATTTCCAATCTTTTAACTACAACAAGAACCACGATTTCAGCTTCGATTCAGTTATGTCAACGCCTTATTCGAGCCCGACTCCTTTGAATTCATCAGGTACATACATAAACAGCAGCACAGAGGATGAGAAGGAAAGCTATTGCAGCAGCTGGTTAAAGTTTGAAATCCCAGAGAGTACTTTGGACATCAGTGATATCATGTAA